The nucleotide window ATGGAATAATGATTAAAAGCCTCTTTCAAGAACACTTCTACACAAGGTTCCAATAATTAGTTGATAAGCTACAAATCTCAAGAAAGAGCCTAACAAAATTATTCCATTTGCATTATTTATGTTTAGGCATGCTCCTGTTAAGGAACAAAGAAAATGAGGATAAAAAGAAGGGGAGATCAACATGTCTAAATTTAAGATTAACTATTTTTTTGAAAAAGATTTTAAAGTTTCACGACCAATCGAGGTGGAAAACATTTCAGAAGCCATCCAGGATGCCAAGGATCAAGAAGGCCAGATTGAATTCACAGGTGAGGATCATGTTTTTTATAGATTCGATACGAAAGACATTAAGCTTGTGACGATTACTGAAGCTTAATTTATATACAAAAAGGGTGATGCTGTGATGGCTTCACCCTTTTTAGTTACAATTAAATTAAATTAATTTGATACGCTCTGCCAGCTCCTGCTTTTCTTCCTCGCTGAACATATTCTCAGCCATTGGGAAAAGGATGCTCTCTTCTTTAGCGAAATGGCTCACCAAAGTGTGGTTCGCATTTTTTATCATTTGTGCATTTTCAATCATTTTCTCTCTTGAAAAGCCTGTTGTTCGATCCTTCGTATTGTGTAGGAAGGTTCCAATGAAGCGTTTTGCCTGGTCATGTTCATATTCCATTACAGCAATTGGTCCCATTTCCCTTCCAATATAAATAGCCATCATCTCAAACAATACACCTTCTTCACGCTCCGAATGCGGTTCAAGCTCAACAAGGAACTCGATGACCAATTCCCTAAGCTTCGAAAAATTCTCCTCCATCTGCTCCCCTACCTCAATCTTCATTGAAATATCCAAAAGGTTCGCAAGCATCTCCAGTAGAGGTGGATGTTCATCTTTTAATTGTTGAAGACCCGCACTTAATCTAAAACTTGAATCCTGGTTAATCCCACTCATACACCCTGTCATCCTGATCGGTCTCCTATTTACTTTGATAATTTAATTATAGGAAGCAATCGCAACCGGGGTTGTGACGGGCATCACAATTTCTGTTCATTTGAGAAATTGTGAAGAAAGATTGACACTTTGTTAAACTTTCTAAAAATTTTAACAATTAATCTTCAAATATTATAAATCATTACATATAATGAATTTATAGCTTAAAGTAAAAGGAGTGAATTTACATTGCAAAATAATTTGTATCGCGATTTTTATAAAAAATCACTTATGCCAGCAGGAGTCAGTGACAAGAAAGTCTTCCTTGATCTCCAGGCTGACATGCTGCATACTCATTTACTGATTGGTCTTCAAGACCACCAGGAAGATGGCCGGGAATACTACCATTGGAACGTTACAATATATACTTCAGATTCGTCCGGAGTCTATGATGCTGGAAAACCAGTATATGCTTCAACATTGTATGACCGTTTTGATGAAGCTGTTGAGGCAGCGCGGAATATAGAAAAAGAGATCCTCAGTGACCAGCTTCACGCAGTGCGACCACAAGAAAAAATCAGTTAACTCCCTCATTTATCCCTCTCTTGATAGCTCCACCTTTTTTTGTTCCCATTTGTGAATTAACATACATATGTTGAATATAGCATAATTGTTAGTATCCATTTCTTAAAGGTATTTCCCTTCATCCTATTCAAACAATTCCGTTCATTTGTCGAGCCATATGACGACTTTTCCATAAGCCTGGTTCAATTTCCCGTCATTTTTCCAGACATTCAAAGCAACAAAAAAACCGACGAACAATATGTCCGCCGATTTCTTGTTTCCATTAAGCAAGCCTGAATACGATTCCGTGTCCGCCTTTTGGATATTCCCATTTGATATTCTGATATGGGCAGCCGATGCGGCAGCTGCCGCATTCGTGACAACCTTCATAACCTACCTGCATTCTTTTGCCTTCCCATTTGTATACTTCAGCAGGGCAGAATACCGTACATAGTTTGTCAGGGCACTGAGTCATGCAGACGTCATGGTCCAAAACGGTCAGATGCGATTTGGTGTCACACTTAAACCTTAAAAGAAATTGTTTTTCCTCGATGTTTGTCGTTGACATTATTTCACCGCCTTCCAGGCACGATAGATGTCTTGCATTACCTTAAAGGTTCCCTTTTCAGCTGTCACGCTGCGCATGATTTCTTTTTGTTTTTCTTTCTTCGGTGTGCCATCGACTGTGAAGAACTTGCTCATCGCTTTGTTCATCATTGGCAGGTATTCCTTGAAGTATTGCGGGTACGTCTCAAAGGTGTGTGCTGCATCCTTATATTTTTCAAGGTCCTTAATGATAAAGCTTCCGAATAAGGCCTCCTTATAGCGATTCAGGCTGTTTTCACTGAAGTCTCCATCTTTCTTTGCCTCGACGATCGCTTCCGCCGCCATTTGTCCCGATGCCATCGCCATGTTCGAGCCCTCACGGTGAATCGCATTGACTAGCTGTGCGGCATCTCCTACTACAAGCACACCATTTCCCGCAACTCTCGGCACAGAATTGAATCCTCCTTCAGGAATCAAGTGGGCCAGGTATTCGGCTGATTCCCCTCCCTCTATATAAGGACGGACCATTGGGTGTTTTTTCAGGTAATCGAGCAGCTCATATGGCTTCAATTTCGCTTTGATCATGCTTGAAAGTGTGGTGCCAACACCAATGTTCAAGCTATCTTTGTTTGTATAAAGGAAGGCGGTGCCAAGATTGCCTTGAGTTGAGTCACCAAAAATCTCAATCGTCGTTCCGTGGTTTCCTTCAAGATTGAAGCGGTCATTTATTTTATCCTTCGGCAGATTGATGACTTCCATAACCGTAAGGGCAACTTCATCAGGACGGAATTCCCTATGGAAGCCAAGCTGCTTCGAAAGCAGGGAGTTAACTCCGTCTGCAAGTACGACAACGTCTGCAAATATTTCTCCATCAGGACGATCTGTACGGACGCCTGTAACCTTGCCATTTTCAACAATACATTCAGTAACAACTGTTTCGTTTATCAACAATGCACCTTGCTCGACAGCTTTCTGTGCGAACCATTGGTCAAATTGTGCACGCAGCACTGTAAAGTTATTATATGGTTCAACCGCCCATTCGAGACCTTTATATCCAAACTGGACAACCGATTCTTTATCCATCATCCAGAATCGCTGTTCAACAACCGTCCTTTCAAGAGGAGCTTCCTTCCAAAATTCCGGAATGATGTCTTCCATCTGTTTACGGTAAAGGACTCCACCCATCACGTTCTTTGATCCAGGGTATTCACCGCGCTCGATCAACAATACTTTAAGACCGTTTTTTGCACAGTTGTAGGCACATGAAGTTCCAGCAGGGCCGGCTCCTACGACGATGACATCAAATTTTTCAGACATAGCTCATTTCCCCGCCCTTCTCTTTACTGAGCTCTTTGAACTGTTTGATTAGTTTAGGCACAATTTCCAATGCATCGCCGACAATGCCATATGTAGCTACATCGAAAATCGGCGCGTTCGGATCCTTGTTGATGGCAATGATCAGCTCAGAATTTTTCATTCCCTCAACATGCTGGATTGCCCCTGAAATACCGATGGCGAAATAGATTTTCGGAGTAACGGTCTCGCCTGTCTGGCCTATTTGCTGCTCATGCTTGAGCCATCCCGCTTCGACCACATCCCTCGTACCGCCGACGCTTGCACCAATCACTTCAGCCAGCTCATGGATCAACTGGAATCCCTGGATATCACCTAATCCTTTTCCGCCAGCCACGATGACATGTGCTTCTGCAAGGCTAGCTTTTTTTGTTACGTCCTTCACAATTTCAAGTACTTTTGTGCGCATATCTTCTTCCCGAAGTTCTAACTCTTCTTCTATGATGACTCCCTTCCTGCCTTCATCTGTTTCGAGGGCCTTCATCACTTTAGGGCGTACTGTAGCCATTTGTGGTCTGTGTTTTTTACACAGAATGGTTGCCATTATATTTCCGCCAAAGGCAGGACGGCTTGCCTCCAGCAGCCTTTTCTCAACATCTACATCGAGCATCGTCGTATCAGCTGTTAAACCTGTACTCAAGTCCGTTGCAACAGCACTTGCCAGGTCCTTTCCATTAGGTGTTGCTCCATAAAGGAAGATTTCCGGCTTATATTTTTCAGCCAGCGTACAGACACCCTTCATAAATGACTCTGTCCGATAATCCTTCAGGACCGGATGGTCAACGACATATACTTGGTCTGCACCGGCATAGATTACTTCATTTGCTAAAGGCATGACACCTTCGCCAAGCATAACCCCGGAAAGCGGCACTTCCAGCTTGTCGGCAAGCTTCCTTCCCGCACCAAGTAATTCCAGTGAAACTCCTTCAATCTTCCCTTCATTTACTTCAATGAATACCCAGACTCCCTGGTTTTCTTCCATCCTGCTATTCCCCCTTTTAAATCGCATCAAGAGTTGGCTGTTTTTAATTTCAATAAATCTTTTCTTTCCATTAAAATTCCCATTAGCTGTTCTACTTGAGAATCAGCGTTTCCTTCAATCCTTTTCCCGCCTTCAAGTTTTGGAGGACTGAACATCTTGCCCACAATCGTAGGGGATCCTTTTAATCCGAGCTGAGTCTTGTCAACATCTGCAAGGTCATTGACAGACCAGATGACCGGCTCATATCGTGCAGCATTGATCATATTTGGAAGCGGTGCATATTCTATGTCATTAATCTCTTTTTCAACAGTCAGCAGGCATGGCAGCTGTGATTGCAAGACTTCGTAGCCATCGATTTGCTTACGCTTGATATGAACGTATTTCTCTTTCTTATTAACCTCAGAAACTTCAATAACATTCGTGATTGGCGGTATATCTAGGCGGCGTGCAATTCCGGGCCATACTTGTCCTGTATCACCATCAATCGCATGCTTGCCACAGATGACTAAGTCTATCGGATTATCCTTTGATATTTTTTCAAGCGCTTTGGAGAGTGCATAGCTTGTTGCCAGGGTATCTGCACCTGCAAACGCCCTGTCTGAGATGAGGAATCCCTGGTCAGCGCCTATTTCAACGCTTTT belongs to Mesobacillus subterraneus and includes:
- a CDS encoding ferredoxin family protein, with product MSTTNIEEKQFLLRFKCDTKSHLTVLDHDVCMTQCPDKLCTVFCPAEVYKWEGKRMQVGYEGCHECGSCRIGCPYQNIKWEYPKGGHGIVFRLA
- a CDS encoding hemerythrin domain-containing protein — encoded protein: MSGINQDSSFRLSAGLQQLKDEHPPLLEMLANLLDISMKIEVGEQMEENFSKLRELVIEFLVELEPHSEREEGVLFEMMAIYIGREMGPIAVMEYEHDQAKRFIGTFLHNTKDRTTGFSREKMIENAQMIKNANHTLVSHFAKEESILFPMAENMFSEEEKQELAERIKLI
- a CDS encoding FAD-dependent oxidoreductase — protein: MSEKFDVIVVGAGPAGTSCAYNCAKNGLKVLLIERGEYPGSKNVMGGVLYRKQMEDIIPEFWKEAPLERTVVEQRFWMMDKESVVQFGYKGLEWAVEPYNNFTVLRAQFDQWFAQKAVEQGALLINETVVTECIVENGKVTGVRTDRPDGEIFADVVVLADGVNSLLSKQLGFHREFRPDEVALTVMEVINLPKDKINDRFNLEGNHGTTIEIFGDSTQGNLGTAFLYTNKDSLNIGVGTTLSSMIKAKLKPYELLDYLKKHPMVRPYIEGGESAEYLAHLIPEGGFNSVPRVAGNGVLVVGDAAQLVNAIHREGSNMAMASGQMAAEAIVEAKKDGDFSENSLNRYKEALFGSFIIKDLEKYKDAAHTFETYPQYFKEYLPMMNKAMSKFFTVDGTPKKEKQKEIMRSVTAEKGTFKVMQDIYRAWKAVK
- a CDS encoding electron transfer flavoprotein subunit alpha/FixB family protein translates to MEENQGVWVFIEVNEGKIEGVSLELLGAGRKLADKLEVPLSGVMLGEGVMPLANEVIYAGADQVYVVDHPVLKDYRTESFMKGVCTLAEKYKPEIFLYGATPNGKDLASAVATDLSTGLTADTTMLDVDVEKRLLEASRPAFGGNIMATILCKKHRPQMATVRPKVMKALETDEGRKGVIIEEELELREEDMRTKVLEIVKDVTKKASLAEAHVIVAGGKGLGDIQGFQLIHELAEVIGASVGGTRDVVEAGWLKHEQQIGQTGETVTPKIYFAIGISGAIQHVEGMKNSELIIAINKDPNAPIFDVATYGIVGDALEIVPKLIKQFKELSKEKGGEMSYV
- a CDS encoding electron transfer flavoprotein subunit beta/FixA family protein, coding for MHIVVCVKQVPDTKIIKINPKTNTLDRRSAPAILNPYDAHAVQEAVKIKNKTGGTISVLSMGPPQAVAVIKKSVEIGADQGFLISDRAFAGADTLATSYALSKALEKISKDNPIDLVICGKHAIDGDTGQVWPGIARRLDIPPITNVIEVSEVNKKEKYVHIKRKQIDGYEVLQSQLPCLLTVEKEINDIEYAPLPNMINAARYEPVIWSVNDLADVDKTQLGLKGSPTIVGKMFSPPKLEGGKRIEGNADSQVEQLMGILMERKDLLKLKTANS